The Novipirellula aureliae DNA window AGCTCGTTATTCATGCCATGAAGGTTTGCTCAAGAGCCGTCCCAGGCGAGCATCCGATTCGCTTATCGATTCTGGTCAACGGCAAGCCCTTCGAACTCAACTTCGGTTGCGATCAAGCAGCATCGGTCGCGAAATCCGAAATCAAACGGCTCAAGCTGCCACTTCAACAAAGTGGAGTTTTGCCAAAAGGTGAGCCTAAACGCACACCTAGTCAAATTATGTTTAGCGAACCGATCTTCCAAACGGATGCCTTTGTTTCGTCACCCTAACCCGGCTAATTCGCAGAGTGTTTTTCAAAGAGTTCACGCAAACTCTTTGTCTTTAATGAGTTGCCCAAATGACGACCAATCACAGGAATCATTTGGGCTAACCCGGATGATTCATGGGCTTGCAAATTGTTTTGCTAACGTCTACGCCTTCAAGCGTTTACGTTCATTGCTCGAAAAACAGTCTGCGTATTAGCCGTTTTGGCGTTAGCGGGCTGTCGATTTAATCGTTTAACGCTTAGCCGAAGGCGTCAGCTTTTCCGTAAGCGGTCGCCTATGGCTTGGCGTTAAACAATAAGTCGAGTCAAACCGATTAAATCAGCAGGCCGCTATCGCCAAAACGGCTAATGAATAATCCGGGCTAAGGCTATTTCTAAGTGTCGAGTTCAGATTAGAAATATTTGTGCGATAAAGCAAAAAACGGCGGAGAGCGATTCGAGAAAACAGAGGCGGCTGTCGCAGATTGACTCCCCATTTGGGTCGTCCTTATCGGCTGCTTGCCTTGCTGGCATTTTCGGCCATTGGATCCGCGCTGGGGAGCTGGCCGATTTGCTTTGTTCCAAGCTTGGGGACGAGTGGCGATAAAATGTATTGTCGCAGCAAAAACCACAATAAGTTCTTTTCGTTCAACTTAGGTTCGATCGAGTCGGCAATCAGGGCGTGGGCAGCTGGCAGTTCACTCCAATGCATCGCTGGGTGATCGTGGTGGATGGTGTGATAGCCATTGTTGAAAAACAGAAAATTAAACCACGACCCCACGAAATTTCTGGAGTGGTCATGGTCGCTCCAAGCGTCCGTGTGAACATGCTGAATAAAGTTGAAAAACATGATCACGGTACTCGACAAAATCGCTGGCAAGATGACCGAGAAAAACCAAACGTAGAACCCTAAGCCGGTTTGTTGGTTGTGGTACAACACGGCTGCCAAGATGCCGAGCAAGATATACGAACCGATCCAGATCGCATATTGGAAGCGAATCCGAGCGTACAGTTTTGGTTTCTTTTTCTTCACACGGTCGATGTAGTTTCGGATGGGAATACTTTGAAAGTATCCTGACACGAAGGGATAAGTCACCGCGACCCACAAATTGTGTTTGTTGGTGTATCGCCAAGTCGCGGTGGCGTCGCCAGGGCGATTGACAAATTTGTGATGGTTTAGATTGTGCGTTGGCACCCACATCAACGTCGGATAGCCATAAAAGATGGTTAGCGCGTGTCCGAACAAATTGTTTAACCGTTTGCTTTTGAACGTCGCTTTGTGATTGTGGTTATGCGAAACGGTACCGAGAGAAATCGCCAAGTAGCAGCTGATTGGGGACAAGTACTTGACCCATGTGGGATCGCTGTATTGGATCGCAACCAAGCTGATTGCAAGCAGCAACCAAAAGACGGATCGATAATCGGCAGCATTTTGAACCAGAAAGGTCGCTGGTGTGGTTGGCTCGCTACTGCCTGCGCCAACCGGTTCGACGCTTGATGAAGGAGGCGTCATAGAATCGAGCTCAGATTTTCGAATGATCGTCGCTTCATGCTCGTTGTCGGTTGTTTGGTCTGGCACGGCATGCGTTTAAGCCTCCAAGTCAATTGCATGGAGGGTGACGACGAAGTGGGCAAAAGCTAATCTTTTGAACGGCAATTTGCAAGACAACAAAGCGATTTTGTTGGAAGAAACCATCCGTTAGGCATGTCATGGAGAAGGAATGAGCAGCGAAACTTGCTAAGCGTTTCGGTCCTGGAGCGGCGGTCGTCGAACGTCTTGGCGACGTTCGCTACGGTGAGACGTGGGTCCTTGGCTCAGGAGATCGTCTTCACGGAGCCCCCCCATCCCAGTTTTTCTCGGAGCGTTCGATAATCATCTTGCCCGGGCACTGACAACATTTTGAACGTTGGCACCGCGCGTTCGACGCGAACTCGATCACCGGGCAGCAGCGGACTCAAGATTCGCCCATCGACGACGACGCTGGTGGTATCGTACGGTTCGGTTACCGACAGTTCAAACACGGTATCGGCGGAATCGACGACGGGGCGATAGGTCAGCGTGTGGGGGCTGATGGGCGAAATCACAATCGCTTGCATGTTGCGTCGGATGATCGGTCCGCCCGCCGACAAGTTGTGTGCAGTGGAACCAACGGGCGTCGCCAATATCAATCCGTCGCAGCGATACCGGGTCGCCAGATGGCCATCCGCGTAAAGGTCGATATCCAAAATCGAGTAGGGAGCACCGCGCATGATCGCGATTTCGTTGAGCGCCAATTGATCTGCGATTTTTTCTCCAGCTCGCAGAACGGAAATGTGAATCATCAGATGTTCAACAATATCGAACTCGCCGCGAATCACATCGGGCCACGCGTGCAGGAAATCATCGGGTGAAATAGCCGCTAAAAATCCGAGTCGTCCGCAATTGACGCCAAGCACGGGGAATTGATGCGTTCCCATTTCCCGAGCCGCTTGCAAGATCGAACCATCGCCTCCGAGGACGATAACGAGATCCAAAGCAGCGTTGCCATCACTTTGGTCGTGACTTGCGAAGTCATAATGGTAGGCTAAATCCTCGCCAGCAATGTCGGCTTTCTCGGCAATCAATGGCCGTAATCGCCTGTATTGAGCCTGCACGCGTTGACGTCCGGGGGCGCCAAGAATAACAACGCTTGGGCGATCGCCGTTATGGCACCATTTAACCGTATTGCGTGAGGGCATGAGCAAGACTTATTTTGAATTTCGTTCGATATCAGTTAACGCCGCGGTTGATACTGTTTCGTGCTAATTTGGGGTAGTGGATCTCGTAAAAAATCCATGCCGTCTCGTGCGTTGTCACAACCAAGAAGGAGGGTAAGCAACTTACGTGGCAGTGGCTTCGAGCCGCAGTTTACGTGGCTGTGGCTTCGAGCCACAGTTTACGTGGCTGTGGCTTCGAGCCGCAGTTTTCGTGGCTGTGGCTTCGAGCCGCAGTTTACAGGGGTATGATCTACTAGAGCATGATTTCCGGGAGGCAAGATGTCCCAGCCACTTTTTTTGCAAGCCTAAAATCAAGCGGTGACAAAGCACGAGGATCTTTAACAAGATCCGCTACATGTTGCGGCGAAGCGGAGTTACGTTGAGTAGCTTGCAACCAAACCGGCGGCTTCTCGGCATCTTGCCACGATCTGTTTTGCACCTAAGCCCTGTTCGGCTAAAAGCTCATCACGATCTCCATGGTCAATATAACGGTCATCGATTGCCAAGCAGTGTACTTGTCGAGTATCGAGTCGTCGTTCGACCGCGGATTCGACGAATGCCGAACCGAAACCTCCCATCTTTGTATGCTCTTCGACCGTGATGACAAATTTACCCGCTTCGATACTCGAGTGGACCATGTCGAGATCGATTGGTTTGGCGAACCTCGCGTTTACGACTCCCACATCCAAATCACCATCGAGTATTTCCGCAGCCGCCAACGCTTGGTCCAACATCGACCCAAAGGCGATGATGGTACCATCAATGCCCTCACGAATCCGCTCGCTCTTTCCAATCTCCACCGGCTCGATGTTTCGGTCGAGCTCTAACGCGGATGCCTTGGGATAGCGAATCGCTACGGGATGATCATAAGCGAGTGCCGCATCGAGCATTCGCTCTACTTCGGAAGCGTATCCCGGAGCCATGATGACGATGTTGGGAAACACTCGCAGATAGCCGATGTCAAAGAGTCCATGGTGGGTTGGCCCGTCGGGGCCCGTCAACCCGGCCCGATCGAGCATGAAGACGACCGGTAAATCTTGCAGCGTTACCTCTTGAAAAATCTGATCATAACTGCGTTGCAAAAACGTGCTATAGATATCGACAATTGGCCGCAGTCCCATCTTGCATTGACCGGCAGCGAAGGCGACGGCGTGTGATTCACAAATGCCGACGTCAAAAAAGCGATCAGGAAATTGCTCACGAATTGGCTCAAGCTTGTTCCCTTGGCACATCGCAGCGGTGATGATTGTCACGCGATCGTCTTCTGCCATCTTCTTGGCGATTGCATTGCGAGCGTGCAGTGTAAATGGAGGGCAACCGGAACTAGGCGTGGCCGCGTCCTCGGCTTGCTCGACTCGAAAGGCGGGCGGGGTATGAAAGAAAACGGGATCTTCGGCGGCCGGTTTGTAGCCGTGTCCCTTTTCGGTCACAACATGTAGTAGCACGGGGCCCTTCATCTCGCGAACCATTGCCATGTATTTTCGCAACAGCGGAATATCATGACCGTCGATCGGACCGACGTATCGGATATTTAACTCCTCAAACAACATACCGCCTAACAATCCCGCTTTGACCCCTTCTTTCATCTGTGCCAATAATCGTTCCGTTGGATCGCCGAACATTGGCACATGTTCGAGCAACCGCACGACCTCGGTCTTCAAGCCAGTGTAATAAGGATTGGAACGCAAACGGTCCAAATAAGTCGCGACCGCCCCGACGCGGGGACAAATGGACATTTTGTTATCGTTGAGGATGATGGTCAAATCGTCCTCGAGTTCGCCTGCGTTGTTGAGTGCCTCGAAAACCATCCCGCTAGGGAAGGCTCCATCACCGATCACGGCAACGGTACGTCGATCGGAGTGCCCGGTTAGCAGATCGCCACTGCGAAGCCCCACCGCCGTTGAAATACTCGCGCCGGCATGTCCGGTCATGAACAGATCGTAGACGCTCTCTGACGGATTGGGATATCCCATCAACCCGCCGCGGGTTCGGATCGATGGAAACTCATGGTAGCGGCCTGTCACCAATTTGTGTGGATAAACCTGATGGCCGGTATCCCAAATCAAATGATCCTTCTGAAAGTCGAATTCACAGTGCAACGCGATGCAAAGTTCGATGACCCCTAAATTCGAAGCAAAGTGGGCGGTCCGGGTTGCCAACAGGTTGCACAGAACATCTCGTATTTCGGCAGCCAGGGCGGTTAGATCCGACCGAGACATCGTCCTCAGGGCTTGAGCGTCCACGAGACCTTCGAGGAGGGGATGCTTTTTTTCCTTGGAATCCTCCTTGGAATTCCCGGAAACCGCGTCTTCATCGTTGTTCATCTTCTATCCGATTCTATGCTTGTGTTCTTGCAACGCACGTTAGACAGACCGTTTGAGAACGTAGTCCGCTAACATCGTTAACCGCCATCCCGAGCTTCCGAAAACACCGACGTGCTGGCGAGCGGATTGGATCAGCCGACTCGCTTTATCGCGTGCTGCGGGCAAACCGAGCAGGCCAGGGTACGTTAGTTTACCTCGTTGGACGTCTTTACCAACCCGTTTTCCCATCGTTTTTTCGTCGGCGGTAAAGTCTAGCAAGTCATCAACAATCTGAAATGCCAAACCGAGATCACGAGCATAACGGCCGAGGGCGCTGCGTTGTTCGGCTTTGGCACCGGCAAAAATCGCTCCTAGGTCGAGAGCAGCGGAAAACAACGCCCCGGTTTTTCGCCGATGGATGCTTTTCAATTTTTCCAACTTTGACGATTCGGACGGGCTGCTTTCTAAGGGGCTGCTTTCTAAAGGGGCAGCGCTCGCGACGGAGTCGATCGATCCATCGGCGACCAAGTCGTCGTATTGGCCTCCCACCAGGTGACCTGGCCCAGCAGCCACCGAGAGAACGCGGATCGCTTCAAAGACGCGGGGGATGCGATCGACGCTGGTATTGCACCGCACCAAATGCGAAAACGCTTCGGCTTGAAGTGCATCGCCAACCAAGATGGCTGTTGGTTCATCAAAGGCAACATGGACGGTCGGTCGCCCACGGCGAAGATCATCATCATCCATTGCCGGTAAATCGTCATGGACTAGCGAATACGCATGGATCATTTCGATCGCTACAGCTGCGGGCATCGCATCGTCTCGACGACCACCGCAGGCTTCCGTGGCCATAAGAACCAAGCCGGGGCGAAGTCGTTTGCCGGGCGCCAGCAGCGCGTAGCGGATTGCCTCTGCCAATCGAGAGGGGCATCCTTGCTCGAAACAACAAGCTTCCTTTAGTGCCTCTTCAATCGAGGGTAGGAAGTCTTCGATTCCAATCTGTTCGGTCATGCGATGATCAGCAAGGTTGATGGGTGTGTTCAGAACGTGGACAAGGCGTCAAGCCTGGGGCTGGATAGCCAATAATGTTATCGAGGCAGGCATGAGGCCGACCGTTCAAGATTGCAACGTGCAAATGATTCTGCCTTGAAATCTCTGATCCCTTTGCAATTTGCAACACGTTCAATATGCCAACGCTGAGCGAAAAACGCTCCGATTTCCCCCGCGATCCCCCCGCTTCCTTCATGTAACTGTTTTATCTAATCCAATCGAATTCAATCCAGGCCCATTTCGGACCCAGGCTAGAAGGCAGGGCTATGGCAAATTGGGCTGTGCAAATTGGGCTATGGCAAATTGGGCTGTGCAAATTGGGCTGTGCAAATTGGGCTGTGCAAATTGGGCTGTGCAAATTGGGCTGTGCAAATTGGGCTGTGCAAATTGGGCTATGCAAATTGGGCTATGCAAATTGGGCTATGGGCAAACTCGCTATCTACGGAAGCCGGTAGCTTGGCAAGCCACATTTTAGCATATTGGCAACCTGAATTCGCTCAAAACAATCCCAATGAATCATCGTCGTCAGACTCATCCTCTTTTTCGGTGCTAATTTGTCGCCGTTTCGCTTTGCTTGTCTTGGCTGCATCGCGGCTTTGGCGGCCAGCCTTTTGGGGTTCTTCCGCAGATGATGAGTCATCAAAATCGTTGGCGATGGGGTTGCCGTCTGCATCCACACCTGACAAGACCATCACCTTCTGCTGAGCCGCCGTCAGTAAGGATTGGCATTGATTCAGTCGTTTAATCCCCACTTCGTATTGGGTCAACGAATCGCTCAGGCCAAGTTCACCTCGTTCGAGATCGCGGACGATTTGCTCGACCTCTCCGAGAGCGGTTTCAAAATCGATCGGTACTTCTGAATCGGTGGGTTCTTTGCTCTCTGGATGCAGGCCGCTGTCGCGATTACCAGAACCATCATTACTCGTCGTAGACTTCTTCTTTTTTGCCATGAGCTTTTTTTGACAGGGTTTTAGTTTCAACCTAGATATTAGAGCAGGGATGCTACAAAAGCGACGCAGAACCTAGTTTAACGCTTCAGGCGGTCAAGCGGTATGAGGTTCGAGTGGTTACCCAATCAATAAATTGATCGAAATGTCCCGGAAGTCACAAAAAAACCGAATTCGCAACATCGATGCAACTGCCGATGCGACGGAATTGCTCTTTGAAGCGGTGACGGGAAATTCGGAATTATTGTTGCAATTGGTCGCCGAGTTTTCGGATCTTCGACAAGTCCTCGATTCGGCTGTCCAAGCCGACACGCCCCCAAACCTCGCCGATTCTGTCCTCGCCGATTCAAACCCCGCCGATTCAGAGCCCGCCGATTCAGAGCCCGCCGATTCCGATCCCGCCGATTTGGCAACAACGCTTGACCTTGAAACAAGTGGCCAGGTAGAAACAAGTGGCCAGCTAGAGTTGATCGAGTGCGAATTTGAATCCCTTCGGCAAAGAATCGAAGAGCTCGAATCTCAGAACGAAGAGCTTGAATGTGACAATTCCGAGCTTCGTCGCCAAAATGAGGAATTGGCGAGCAAGGTTGCGGACGCAAATGTTCAGCGGTCGATCAAGAGTGCAAACTCGCTCCGTAGTGAATCGCTTTCCTGGGAAGAGCGAAAACAATTGATATTTCGCCAAATGGAAGAGGATTCGTTCGATGCCGAGGCCTTCATTACCAATACAATTCAAAAACATTTAACGGAAGAGGAATCAGCGGAGCCATTGGACGAATCGGCCGCTACGCTCGATCCAATCTCTTATGTTGACGAGCTGAACCAAGAACTCGATCGTCTCAACCGAGACCTTGCTCGCCGCGAAAGAGAGATTCGCGAGCTCAACCATTTACTTGAACAACGACCCGAGCAGAGCCAAGAGGGGATGGCGATTGGCGCTGCGGCAATCGCCAGTATGGTCGATAGCGATGAGCTGATTCAAGAAGAACGCTATCGTTTGCAGGAACTCCAAGTCGAGTGGGAAGAAAAATTCCGTCAAACGGAGATTGAAGCATCCCTGGAAAGAGCCAAACTGTCACGCGAGCGTCAAGAGTTGATCAAGCGGACTGCCGAACTTGAAGAACAACTCGAACACATGCGTCATGACATTCGGCAAGCCGAGCAAGCGGACGGCCATTCACGAAAATGGTTGGCAAAGCTAGGGCTGGCTGGGAACGACAATTAGAGGCGAGTTTACGCGAATTAGAGGCGAGCTTACGCGGAGTGGAATCCAGCGTTGGTAATAGGCGGCTAGTGAGAAACGTGGGACGCTTAGCTTAGACAGATACGGGTGTTCACTGTCTAGGTTTGTTTTTCTTGCGGTTTTGTCGCAAATCGGACGCCAAATTCGTGGTGGTGATGGAACTTTTTATGTTATCAAGGCATCCGACCGTAAACGGAACGCATTGCTTGCGTTCCCAATGGATACTAAAACTTAAAAAGCTTCCCTGGCGGGGATAACGTCAAAACGGCCAGTCAATCATGTCAGTGCCCAAAGAACTTCTCGAATCGATGCTGAGTGCGTACATGGATGACGTGCTTAGCCCCGACGAACGCACTCGCGTCGAACAGATGCTTGCGGGCGATTCTTCAATGCGTGCCCAGCTCGAAGAGATGCGAACCAATCGAGCAGCGCTGCGGCAAATTCACGGCATGGATTCTGAATACAAATTGCCAGATCATTTTGCTTCGTCGGTGATCGAAGCGACGGTAGAACGGGCTCGACGTGAAGGGCTTGCCGATGAGCATCCGGTCATGCGGTTGGCCGAACAGCCGATCACTCACCCCTCTCGCTCGCGGTCCTATGCGAAAGTCGCTACCGCGGTTGCGGCCCTTGCGGCATCGATTGCGATCGCTGTCGTTGCGGTCCGTGGTACTGCAGACCCGGAGACGGTTGCCCAGCGACCACCATCGATACCGTCGCAGCCAAATGGTGACTTATCCAATACGCTATTGGACCCCGCCAGCCTAGCGACATCGGTTGACGTTGCCGCCGATCGAGATATGGAAGCGTCCAGCGAGTCGGCTGATCCAACGGCGCTCGCTTCTTCGAGCGACTCTACCCAACCGCTGCAAACCGATCGGTCGATGGAATCAGGCCCGGCAATTCCTGATGGAAACGCAATTGCGTCAGCCTCGGTAGCGGCTTCGCAATCAGAGGCGACGCGGCAATCAGAGGCGATTCGGCAATCCACCCCGTTGGCAGCGAGGGCGAAGTCGGTCGTTCCGGTGTCGGCAATTTTAGTGCTTGAAGTTCGTCTAACGATGTCTGGAGTCGATAGCGACG harbors:
- a CDS encoding fatty acid desaturase family protein, translating into MPDQTTDNEHEATIIRKSELDSMTPPSSSVEPVGAGSSEPTTPATFLVQNAADYRSVFWLLLAISLVAIQYSDPTWVKYLSPISCYLAISLGTVSHNHNHKATFKSKRLNNLFGHALTIFYGYPTLMWVPTHNLNHHKFVNRPGDATATWRYTNKHNLWVAVTYPFVSGYFQSIPIRNYIDRVKKKKPKLYARIRFQYAIWIGSYILLGILAAVLYHNQQTGLGFYVWFFSVILPAILSSTVIMFFNFIQHVHTDAWSDHDHSRNFVGSWFNFLFFNNGYHTIHHDHPAMHWSELPAAHALIADSIEPKLNEKNLLWFLLRQYILSPLVPKLGTKQIGQLPSADPMAENASKASSR
- a CDS encoding NAD(+)/NADH kinase → MPSRNTVKWCHNGDRPSVVILGAPGRQRVQAQYRRLRPLIAEKADIAGEDLAYHYDFASHDQSDGNAALDLVIVLGGDGSILQAAREMGTHQFPVLGVNCGRLGFLAAISPDDFLHAWPDVIRGEFDIVEHLMIHISVLRAGEKIADQLALNEIAIMRGAPYSILDIDLYADGHLATRYRCDGLILATPVGSTAHNLSAGGPIIRRNMQAIVISPISPHTLTYRPVVDSADTVFELSVTEPYDTTSVVVDGRILSPLLPGDRVRVERAVPTFKMLSVPGQDDYRTLREKLGWGGSVKTIS
- the dxs gene encoding 1-deoxy-D-xylulose-5-phosphate synthase yields the protein MNNDEDAVSGNSKEDSKEKKHPLLEGLVDAQALRTMSRSDLTALAAEIRDVLCNLLATRTAHFASNLGVIELCIALHCEFDFQKDHLIWDTGHQVYPHKLVTGRYHEFPSIRTRGGLMGYPNPSESVYDLFMTGHAGASISTAVGLRSGDLLTGHSDRRTVAVIGDGAFPSGMVFEALNNAGELEDDLTIILNDNKMSICPRVGAVATYLDRLRSNPYYTGLKTEVVRLLEHVPMFGDPTERLLAQMKEGVKAGLLGGMLFEELNIRYVGPIDGHDIPLLRKYMAMVREMKGPVLLHVVTEKGHGYKPAAEDPVFFHTPPAFRVEQAEDAATPSSGCPPFTLHARNAIAKKMAEDDRVTIITAAMCQGNKLEPIREQFPDRFFDVGICESHAVAFAAGQCKMGLRPIVDIYSTFLQRSYDQIFQEVTLQDLPVVFMLDRAGLTGPDGPTHHGLFDIGYLRVFPNIVIMAPGYASEVERMLDAALAYDHPVAIRYPKASALELDRNIEPVEIGKSERIREGIDGTIIAFGSMLDQALAAAEILDGDLDVGVVNARFAKPIDLDMVHSSIEAGKFVITVEEHTKMGGFGSAFVESAVERRLDTRQVHCLAIDDRYIDHGDRDELLAEQGLGAKQIVARCREAAGLVASYST
- a CDS encoding polyprenyl synthetase family protein, whose translation is MTEQIGIEDFLPSIEEALKEACCFEQGCPSRLAEAIRYALLAPGKRLRPGLVLMATEACGGRRDDAMPAAVAIEMIHAYSLVHDDLPAMDDDDLRRGRPTVHVAFDEPTAILVGDALQAEAFSHLVRCNTSVDRIPRVFEAIRVLSVAAGPGHLVGGQYDDLVADGSIDSVASAAPLESSPLESSPSESSKLEKLKSIHRRKTGALFSAALDLGAIFAGAKAEQRSALGRYARDLGLAFQIVDDLLDFTADEKTMGKRVGKDVQRGKLTYPGLLGLPAARDKASRLIQSARQHVGVFGSSGWRLTMLADYVLKRSV
- the xseB gene encoding exodeoxyribonuclease VII small subunit; protein product: MAKKKKSTTSNDGSGNRDSGLHPESKEPTDSEVPIDFETALGEVEQIVRDLERGELGLSDSLTQYEVGIKRLNQCQSLLTAAQQKVMVLSGVDADGNPIANDFDDSSSAEEPQKAGRQSRDAAKTSKAKRRQISTEKEDESDDDDSLGLF
- a CDS encoding anti-sigma factor family protein, translating into MSVPKELLESMLSAYMDDVLSPDERTRVEQMLAGDSSMRAQLEEMRTNRAALRQIHGMDSEYKLPDHFASSVIEATVERARREGLADEHPVMRLAEQPITHPSRSRSYAKVATAVAALAASIAIAVVAVRGTADPETVAQRPPSIPSQPNGDLSNTLLDPASLATSVDVAADRDMEASSESADPTALASSSDSTQPLQTDRSMESGPAIPDGNAIASASVAASQSEATRQSEAIRQSTPLAARAKSVVPVSAILVLEVRLTMSGVDSDAVSQAMELGGIEAVSRKAIDEDVVRFAKQSTQLPADELPSASVLYLQAPMKKLDRFINHLVADDKGVDSVRMSLATETPLVRLVNSIRAVDPTTIQSESSSWQLDAGQRGNRTLASHLSNRAFAGLDRNTARMGVVSSVGSASTSPSDDVPASILIVVR